The DNA region TGGGGATCTCCGGGCAGATCCAGCACATGGTGGGGGCGAACGGCGCGCAGACCATTTTTGCCATCAACAAAGACAAAAATGCGCCGATCTTTCAGTATGCGGATTACGGCATTGTCGGCGACGCGCTGAAGATCCTGCCCGCGCTGACGACCGCACTGGCACGCTAATCCATTCAGGCAGGGAGTACGTATGTCCGAAGATATCTTTGATGCCATTATCGTGGGCGCAGGGCTCGCCGGTTCCGTCGCGGCCCTGGTGCTCGCCCGTGAAGGGGCCCAGGTGTTGGTTATCGAGCGCGGAAATTCCGCTGGCGCGAAGAATGTCACCGGTGGGCGCATTTACGCCCACAGTCTGGAGCGCATTATTCCGGGCTTTGCTGAGCAGGCCCCTGTTGAGCGGGTCATTACCCACGAAAAGCTTGCCTTTATGACTGATACCGGGGCGATGAGCGTGGACTATCTCAACGGCGAAAAGGCAGGCCCGTCGCAGGTCTCTTATTCGGTGTTGCGCAGTAAATTTGACGCCTGGCTGATGGAGCAGGCGGAAGAGGCGGGCGCGCAGTTGATCACCGGGATCCGCGTCGATAACGTCGTTCAGCGCGATGGCAAAGTCGTTGGCGTGGAGGCGGACGGCGACATCATTGAATCCAGAGTGGTCATCCTCGCCGATGGCGTCAACTCCCTGCTGGCGGAAAAACTGGGGATGGCGAAACGCGTTGAGGCCGCACATGTGGCGGTCGGCGTGAAAGAGCTGATCGAACTGCCGAAGTCGGTAATTGACGATCGTTTCCAGTTGCAGGGTAACGAAGGGGCGGCCTGTCTGTTCGCCGGATCGTCCACGGATGGTCTGATGGGCGGTGGTTTTCTCTATACCAACGAAAACAGCCTGTCACTGGGGCTGGTGTGCGGTCTTCATCACCTGAAAGAGGCGAAAAAATCCGTCCCGCAAATGCTGGAAGATTTCAAACAGCATCCGGCCGTTGCGCCGCTGATCGCCGGTGGCAAGCTGGTGGAGTACGCCGCGCACGTGGTGCCGGAAGCGGGGATGAACATGCAGCCTGAACTGGTGGGCGACGGCGTGCTGATTGCCGGCGACGCGGCGGGCATGTGTATGAACCTCGGCTTCACGATTCGCGGGATGGATCTCGCGGTGGCGGCGGGCGAAGCGGCGGCGAAAACGGTGCTCTCCGCTATGCAAAGCAACGACTTTAGCCGTCAGGGGCTGGCGGAGTATCGCCAGCATCTCGACAACGGTCCGATGCGTGATATGCGCATGTACCAGCGGCTGCCCGCGTTCCTCGATAACCCGCGCATGTTTACCCGTTATCCGGAAATGGTCGTCGGTATCGCACGCGAGCTCTTTACCGTCGATGGCAGTGCGCCGGTGCCGATGCGTAAGAAGATCCTGCGTCATGCGAAGAAGGTGGGCTTCATCAACCTGATGAAGGATGGCATTAAAGGAGTGACCGTATTATGACTTCTCCCGTCAACGTGGACGTTAAGCTTGGCGTCAACAAATTCAATGTCGATGAAGAGCATCCGCACATCATCATGAAGGTGGCACCGGACAAACAGGTGCTGGAGGTGCTGATCAAGGCGTGTCCGGCCGGGTTATACAAAAAGCAGGATGATGGCAGCGTGCGCTTTGACTACGCCGGATGTCTGGAGTGCGGCACTTGTCGGATCCTGGGACTTGATACGGCGCTGGAGAAGTGGGAGTACCCGCGCGGTACCTTCGGCGTGGAGTTCCGTTTCGGTTAAACCCGGTGCCGGATGGCGGCTTCGCCTTATCCGGCCTACAGGGGATTATGTAGGCCTGATAAGTGCAGCGTCATCAGGCAGTTTGCCGGATGGCGGCACAAGGCCTTATCCGGCCTACGGGGGATTATGTAGGCCTGATAAGTGCAGCGTCATCAGGCAGTTTGCCGGATGACGGCACAAGGCCTTACCCGGCCTACGGGGAATTATGTAGGCCGGATAAGCGCAGTGTCATCAGGCAGTTTGCCGGATGACGGCACAAGGCCTTATCCGACCTACGGGGGATTATGTAGGCCTGATAAGCGTAGCGCCATCAGGCAGTTAAGCACTAATAGCCGAATGTCGGCAAACAGGACATCGCCATGCAACAGCCCAGGAACTTTGATGATATTCAGTTCTCCTCTATTCACCGCAGGATCATGCTGTGGGGAAGCGGTGGCCCGTTTCTGGACGGTTATGTGCTGGTGATGATTGGCGTTGCGCTGGAACAGCTCACGCCAGCGCTGAAGCTGGATGCCGACTGGATTGGTTTGCTGGGCGCGGGAACGCTGGCCGGGCTGTTTGTCGGTACTTCTTTGTTTGGTTATATCTCGGATAAAGTGGGGCGGCGCAAAATGTTTCTCATCGATATCATCGCCATTGGGGTGATATCGGTGGCGACCATGTTTGTCTCGTCGCCGGTTGAGCTGCTGGTGATGCGGGTGCTGATTGGGGTCGTGATTGGCGCGGATTATCCCATTGCCACCTCAATGATCACCGAGTTTTCCAGTACGCGCCAACGCGCCTTCTCGATCAGTTTTATTGCGGCGATGTGGTATGTCGGCGCGACCTGCGCCGATCTGGTGGGGTACTGGCTGTATGATGTCGAAGGCGGCTGGCGCTGGATGCTCGGAAGCGCGGCGATCCCCTGTATTCTGATTCTGATCGGTCGTTTCGATCTGCCCGAGTCCCCGCGCTGGCTGTTGCGCAAAGGGCGGGTTAAAGAGTGCGAAGCGATGATGATCAAGCTGTTTGGCGAGCCGGTGGCATTCGATGAGGACACGTCGCAGGAGACGCGTTTTTTGCAACTGTTTAATCGTCGCCACTTTCCGTTCGTGCTGTTTGTCGCGGCGATCTGGACCTGTCAGGTGATCCCCATGTTTGCCATTTATACCTTTGGCCCGCAGATTGTCGGTCTGTTGGGACTGGGTGCCGGGAAAAGCGCAGCGCTGGGAAATGTGGTGATCAGCCTGTTCTTTATGCTGGGCTGTATTCCGCCGATGTTCTGGCTGAACAGCGCGGGGCGGCGACCGCTACTGATTGGCAGTTTCGTGATGATGACGCTGGCGCTGGCGGTGCTGGGATTGATCCCGGAAATGGGCATCTGGCTGGTGGTAACGGCATTCGCGGTATACGCCTTTTTCTCCGGCGGTCCGGGTAATCTACAGTGGCTCTATCCCAATGAACTGTTCCCGACCGATATTCGCGCCTCCGCCGTGGGGGTGATCATGTCGTTGAGCCGCATTGGCACCATTCTCTCCACCTGGGCGTTGCCTATCTTCATTACTAAATACGGTATCAGCCAGGTGATGCTGATGGGGGCGGGGATTTCGTTGGTCGGGCTGCTGGTCTCCATTGCCTTTGCGCCAGAAACGCGCGGCCTGACGCTTGCTCAGACCAGTACGATGACGATTCGCAGGAAACCGTTGTCTTAAGGTGAACCTTCAGAGTGTTCTGTATTTGCCCTCAGCCTCAGTCAGTGCGTCTACAGTTAATGGGTATATCACTGAAAATGACTGAAAAGCAGGGAGAACACCATGCAAAAGAAACTGTTGATCGCTTCCATTTTTGCCGCAGCAACCGTCTTCACCGTCGCCGGCTGCTCGTCGAACCAGGCTGTGCGTACGACCGATGGTCGAACCATTGTCACCGACGGTAAACCGCAGGTGGACGATGACACGGGTCTGGTCTCCTATAAAAACGCGGAAACCGGCCAGACGGAGCAAATTAACCGCGATCAGGTGAAAAATATGAGCGAGCTGGATAACTAGTTCAGTTTTCTCCATTTGTCTGCTCAATAATATTCACTATTAGCCTGTTGGATTACTGACTACACTCTCTTATAAAACAGAGTGGTAAAATAACAGGCTTATCATGATTCTCATCATTTATGCGCATCCCTATCCGCAGCATTCGCATGCGAATAAACGGATGCTTGAGCAGGCAAGGACGCTGGAAGGCGTCGAGGTTCGTTCGCTCTATCAACTCTATCCTGACTTCAATATCGATATCGCTGCGGAACAAGAGGCGCTTTCTCGCGCTGA from Citrobacter amalonaticus Y19 includes:
- a CDS encoding MFS transporter, translated to MQQPRNFDDIQFSSIHRRIMLWGSGGPFLDGYVLVMIGVALEQLTPALKLDADWIGLLGAGTLAGLFVGTSLFGYISDKVGRRKMFLIDIIAIGVISVATMFVSSPVELLVMRVLIGVVIGADYPIATSMITEFSSTRQRAFSISFIAAMWYVGATCADLVGYWLYDVEGGWRWMLGSAAIPCILILIGRFDLPESPRWLLRKGRVKECEAMMIKLFGEPVAFDEDTSQETRFLQLFNRRHFPFVLFVAAIWTCQVIPMFAIYTFGPQIVGLLGLGAGKSAALGNVVISLFFMLGCIPPMFWLNSAGRRPLLIGSFVMMTLALAVLGLIPEMGIWLVVTAFAVYAFFSGGPGNLQWLYPNELFPTDIRASAVGVIMSLSRIGTILSTWALPIFITKYGISQVMLMGAGISLVGLLVSIAFAPETRGLTLAQTSTMTIRRKPLS
- a CDS encoding FAD-dependent oxidoreductase, which gives rise to MSEDIFDAIIVGAGLAGSVAALVLAREGAQVLVIERGNSAGAKNVTGGRIYAHSLERIIPGFAEQAPVERVITHEKLAFMTDTGAMSVDYLNGEKAGPSQVSYSVLRSKFDAWLMEQAEEAGAQLITGIRVDNVVQRDGKVVGVEADGDIIESRVVILADGVNSLLAEKLGMAKRVEAAHVAVGVKELIELPKSVIDDRFQLQGNEGAACLFAGSSTDGLMGGGFLYTNENSLSLGLVCGLHHLKEAKKSVPQMLEDFKQHPAVAPLIAGGKLVEYAAHVVPEAGMNMQPELVGDGVLIAGDAAGMCMNLGFTIRGMDLAVAAGEAAAKTVLSAMQSNDFSRQGLAEYRQHLDNGPMRDMRMYQRLPAFLDNPRMFTRYPEMVVGIARELFTVDGSAPVPMRKKILRHAKKVGFINLMKDGIKGVTVL
- the fixX gene encoding ferredoxin-like protein FixX; the protein is MTSPVNVDVKLGVNKFNVDEEHPHIIMKVAPDKQVLEVLIKACPAGLYKKQDDGSVRFDYAGCLECGTCRILGLDTALEKWEYPRGTFGVEFRFG
- a CDS encoding YgdI/YgdR family lipoprotein; translated protein: MQKKLLIASIFAAATVFTVAGCSSNQAVRTTDGRTIVTDGKPQVDDDTGLVSYKNAETGQTEQINRDQVKNMSELDN